One window of Hoplias malabaricus isolate fHopMal1 chromosome 16, fHopMal1.hap1, whole genome shotgun sequence genomic DNA carries:
- the crispld2 gene encoding cysteine-rich secretory protein LCCL domain-containing 2, which translates to MAQLLHLVLLMLTTRLVTSLFLPDSPELRRLLSRYEDELAPNNTASGSRVRRAIQWPDREEILALHNKLRGGVYPTASNMEYMVWDDELERSATHWAEQCQWEHGPQDLLMSIGQNLAVHWGRYRSPAYHVQAWYDEVKDYTYPYPQECNPWCPDRCSGPMCTHYTQLVWATTSRVGCAVHTCPRMNVWGEIWENAIYLVCNYSPKGNWIGEAPYQHGRPCSQCPPSYGGGCRDNLCYKGEAERPETPDMNEVEVVQAPVQPRTTPSKPVSKPKTKPSAPKNPTSTKTNRSNFLVQNIKCDTKVRDKCKGATCNRYKCPANCLYSKSKVWGTLYYDVQSSICRAAIHDGVIDNNGGLVDIIRKDSLPFFIRATKNGIESLSKYKQGNAFFMAKVEIKSVDCYSTVAEICPFQDTVTYYCPRVLCPANCKNEPSYWAPVIGTSVYSDRSSICRAAIHAGVIKVSGGYVDVLALDKRKSYAGSLKNGIQSESKTQTEGGSFRMFTVRE; encoded by the exons ATGGCCCAGCTGCTTCACCTAGTGCTCTTGATGCTGACCACCAGACTGGTAACTTCCCTCTTCTTGCCTGACTCGCCGGAGCTAAGAAGACTGCTGAGTCGCTATGAAGATGAGCTTGCACCCAACAACACTGCCTCGGGTTCACGCGTCCGCAGGGCCATCCAGTGGCCAGACCGAGAGGAGATCCTCGCTCTCCACAACAAGCTGAGAGGAGGTGTCTACCCAACGGCCTCCAACATGGAGTACATG gtatggGATGATGAACTGGAGCGTTCAGCTACACACTGGGCTGAACAATGTCAGTGGGAGCATGGGCCACAGGACCTGCTTATGTCTATTGGCCAGAACTTGGCAGTGCACTGGGGAAG GTACCGCTCCCCTGCCTACCATGTTCAGGCTTGGTACGATGAGGTGAAGGACTACACCTACCCTTACCCACAGGAATGCAACCCCTGGTGCCCCGATCGCTGCTCTGGACCCATGTGCACCCACTACACACAG ttGGTATGGGCCACCACCAGTCGTGTAGGTTGTGCTGTGCACACATGTCCACGCATGAATGTTTGGGGAGAAATCTGGGAGAATGCCATCTACCTTGTGTGCAACTACTCACCAAA GGGAAACTGGATCGGGGAAGCTCCTTACCAGCATGGACGCCCATGTTCACAATGCCCCCCCAGCTATGGAGGAGGATGTAGAGACAACCTCTGTTACAAGG GAGAAGCTGAGCGTCCTGAGACTCCAGACATGAatgaggtggaggtggtgcaGGCGCCAGTGCAGCCTCGGACCACCCCATCAAAACCTGTTTCCAAACCTAAAACCAAACCTTCTGCTCCCAAGAATCCCACATCAACCAAGACCAATCGTTCCAATTTCCTAG TTCAAAACATCAAGTGTGACACCAAAGTGAGGGATAAGTGCAAAGGAGCAACCTGCAACAG GTACAAGTGTCCAGCCAACTGCCTCTACAGCAAATCAAAGGTGTGGGGAACATTGTACTATGATGTG CAATCCAGTATTTGTCGTGCTGCCATTCATGATGGCGTCATTGACAACAATGGTGGTCTTGTGGACATCATAAGGAAAGACAGCTTACCCTTCTTTATTAGGGCAACAAAGAATGGCATAGAATCTTTAAG taaatacaaacaagGCAATGCATTTTTTATGGCAAAAGTGGAAA TTAAATCAGTGGACTGCTATTCTACTGTTGCTGAAATCTGTCCATTCCAAGACACTGTCACCTACTATTGCCCAAG GGTGCTCTGCCCAGCTAACTGTAAGAATGAGCCATCATACTGGGCGCCAGTGATTGGAACCAGCGTTTACTCTGAT AGGTCCAGTATCTGCCGGGCAGCTATCCACGCAGGAGTGATCAAAGTCAGCGGAGGCTATGTAGATGTCTTGGCTCTGGATAAGAGGAAGAGCTACGCTGGCAGTCTGAAGAATGGCATTCAATCTGAGAG taaaacacagacagagggtGGATCCTTCCGTATGTTCACTGTCCGGGAGTGA